The Electrophorus electricus isolate fEleEle1 chromosome 4, fEleEle1.pri, whole genome shotgun sequence region TATAGGCCTTTACATCTCTTAAAGAACCGATATCAGCTAGCTAGCCCAGCGAGTGTTGATTCATTGAACCCATGCAGCCTGCTAATACACAGCTAACCAACTAGCCGGCTAGCTAGCGTGAGCTAACGCGGAAGGTCTCCGATGTCGCTGGTGCAGCTACAACGACTGAAAGACGCGACTTGGATGGCCTGCAGCCGACGTGGTTGTCCGCTGTCGTAGCGCATGGCTCGATAGGGACATGCGACTCCAGGCAGCGCGTGCTTTCGTTCCATTCTAAAAATACTCTCGAGCCACTTGAGCTGTCCAACGGACTTTACGTGGAGGGGAATTTAGCTTAGCtaagataagctaagctaagctaagctaagatagctaggttaACGCTAACTCTGTCGTACAACATAGGCGTGTCCTACGAGCTACCCTGTCTCACATGAGGAATAATAGTCATTATAGATCAGTGGTAtcgtatgattatatatatacatatatatatattataatgataCGTACTTATGTGGTGGAACAATAAATAACCACGTTGACCAGTACGTGGTATTTATGAGTAACAGCTTACCTCCGTGAGCCCAGACCGTATCCCCGGTTCCAGTTATGGCGATTATGACGCGCGGTGGAGAAGTTGAGCTGCCTCCTCAGCTGAGTATGCGCAAACCGCTTACACATTTGAATGCTGGGAATTGTTGTTTTGGGGTTAGTTGCCGCTTGaacatacaaaatacaatatacCAGCCGGAACGAAAAATGTGAGATGCAATTTTTATATGAATTACATTTCACATGAATAATAGCTTACGTAGTCATTATAGTGAATCAATGACATGACATTTATAACGCATTTATAACGCATCACATTCTTTATTTACGTCTTTTTATAGTCAACAATAGGAGTCAAATATTCCGTTCCTACGAATGACGTTTTTCCCCCCAGGATAAACTACTTAACCGAAATCTTAATCTCTTTATTAAGGAACTGAGGTTTTCCACTCCTTGAATCCTTCAATAAGCCTCATTCCAGTCAGTCTAGGTTTTGTGTTACATGGTTCTTATATCTTACTGTTCATCAAAAACAtgattttctgttgtttattaatatttttcacCAGGTCAAGATGGTGAAAAGAAGTCAGTGGATACTTCTTTAAGAAGTCAGTGGAGAGATCCAGTTTATGCTGGTCATCAAGGCACACAAAGCTGTATTTTGGGGCAACAAGCAGTAGTGCCTTATATAACAGCAGCCATACAACAGGCAAGGTCTTGAGGTCCTTGGTCACTGACCCTTCTGGCCACTCTCTAACCTGTCCTGAGTTAAAATCATTGACCATTCTGTTTTAATCAAGCTCAGAAACCATGAAGTGGAACTACATGTCTGATAACACAAAATGCCACCTTCACAGGATGTGACCTTTTGCTATCAAACTTATAGCTATGTGTATAGGATCGTACCTATAGAAGACACACTTAGTGCTACATAACATTGTTCAATCTATAAAACATTGCATTATAATCATAAcataattatataacattaattattaaacattttgacaCCATTTTAGAATGATTATTTTTAGCTCAGTAAGATAGAGGTGACATGTGATATACCAGTGTTGCTGTGAAGTCTATCATTCACTAACAATTTTTGCAGTCCAAACTACtctttatataaaacaaaatggagcCACTTTTCCTTAAATTTAAGATTGTAACAAAATTTTagataaaatgtcaaatttataTTGTAGgagaactttttaaaattaatgttgtacttttccatttattttttttaataaaattgaattTCAGACACAATGCACTAGATGTAAAAATGAACTGTGACGAGATTATTCCAATTGAGGCATGGGGCCTGCCCTGCTCACATTGGCCACAGAGAGGCGCTGTAGTGCAACCTCAGTGTCTAGAAGTGCTGTGTGCAGGCGCAGTTCTTTAGTTTGAAAGACTATGCTCAAATTCCAATCCAGAGTTGCAGAATCCAATGTGGGATCAATGATCTTGAAAGCAGTTCTTAAATCCTCCACACTCACTTCCCTACAAAAGAGCATGTGGGGACAGCACTCTTTAGCCTTGGCGATTGACTTCAATTAACCGTTCAGATAACTATATTCATTGTTATCATTCACAGATTCATGGTCTCTCACCTTCTGTCTCTTAGTTGCACCTTCAGCTGGTTAATGTACTGATGTCTCTCTGCCATACCCTGCCTTTTTACCAGAGCCAAAAATTCACTGTTTCCCCCTTCAGAGTCCtgcattgggggggggggggggggggggggggggagggaaacATTAGTCTTATTTTAATAtagtcaagtttcaagtttggtttatttgtcacatacatagtcatacacagtataactcgcagtgaaatggttgagagtgctctgtccaaactgaggaaaagaaaacaggggtgcataaagaaatatagatattctatatatgtgaaatatatatatgcaaagagaaatatatatattctatgtatgtacaaaaatatattaacaatgtatgtgcaatatatgtatattatgattatatacacaatgtacaatgtatatgtttgtgtatatatgtacacaatgtacagaatgtacagatccattttgtagaataacatatttacagttgttgtgttacaaggtaattgaatatattttatatatatatatatatatatatatatatatatatatatatatatatatatatatatatatatatatttattatatacacacacacacatacagttatacagttatgttacatggtggtggtccccacagtttatcagtttccctgattcagggcctcaatggcctgtgggaagaagctcctcttcagcctctctgtcttggtcttcagggagcgaaagcgcctccctgacctcaacagagagaagagactatttttgggatgggtggggtcattcacaatcctcctggccttggtctggcaccgcttgtagtagatggtctgcaggtcaggaagttccgtgtgagtgatgcgctctgctgaacgcactaccctttggagtgcttgtctgtcctgcttggtgctattcccaaaccagactgtgatgttccctgtgaggatgctctcaatagtgcaggtgtagtcaaaataaatcatacaagatgcatattttatatgcaTGGTACAGACCACCTTTGTATCTGCAAATATTTGGTGATTTACAATGGGAAAAACAATGAAGCAATGTTACACCAGAAGCAACTGTAAGCCAAGTGAAAGCAAAGTTCATGCTGAACACATTTTCCATATAGGTACATTTAGTGCTATGGTTATGGAGTGTTTTAGAGCTCACCTCTGTGTACAGCCTCTGATAGGCAATGCTTCCCTTACTGGTTTCTTGGTTTGACTGAGCAGCCACCACCAGCTCCTCTATATCCTGCTCCCCCTTCAGGGGGAAAGCCATCCTCAGGGCCTCACTGGAAAAGAGTTACTCATAACTGCATTTATTCAAATCCAATCAACACTGCAGATGCCACACCAGAATAAACATcccaacaaaacagaaacatccagGCAAGTCGAACAGTCTAATGTTCTAACTGGTACTGCAGCAAAGTATGCGGTTTTTTATACCTCCCTCACCTGAATTCGGATAGAGTTAACAATCCAGTCTCAGCACTGTCAGTCTGTATGAACACTTTGAGGAGGTGAGACAGTAAGAGGGTCTGCCCATGGTACAAACTCTCATCCACCTGCCGCAGAGCAACACTCAGCTCAATTCCACAGCCAACCCTCAATGAGCATGTGCATTTCACCTATTGAAACATGTAGAACAAAGAAAATTCCCAGCATCAAAGGTGATGCTTTAGTTTTCAAGCACCCACCTTGCCAGTGAGAATATCATAGAAGAGGCCTATGAAGTCATCTTTCAGGTAACGCTTGATGGCATCCAGCAGGCTGTAGGCCCACTCTCCTGCCTGGTCACCATGCTGCCTCTCCAGATACTTGTGTAAAAATTCCTTCAAATCGCTGCTGGCATCCAGCTTTTgttgaaaataaagaaaacagcaaTAACTGACAACCTGGAAGAAAATAATCAGACCATTTCTTACACATCTGTCTGACTGACTCAGAGGGACCTTTTCATCTTCAGATGCTTTCCCCTTCCATATGTCCTTTATAATCCTGAGAACATCGTTTTTTTTCAACCTGAGGTTCCTCAGCTGCCCTTCATAGTGCAGATAGATGGGAACGTCACTGGAGCGACCCTGAAAAACAGGTTTTTTGCCTTTAATCAAAGGCATGTCCCATGGAGAGCAATGCCACCTGCAAGAAGAAGTGAATCCTAAGAAAGCCAGAGGACTTCTCGGACTTTTATACTGCAAGATCTCACCAGTCCAGTAAAAAACTCCTTCTGCTCCAAGCTAATGCTGCTTAGCTCCTCCAGCAAAATCTCCAGCCGTTTCTGGCTGGATTGGCCATCCAAGAGCTGAGAACAGCGCTCCCTGCTACCAATTACATCTTATGCAAAACAAGTAACATTACACAGACAATTCGGTTACAGTCTGCACACTATGCCCACTGTATGCTTCTCTTAATAGGCTTTGGTGAGCAGTGCATAGCCCTATACCTGCACACTGCTCCCAATGTGGTCTCGGCGTGGAGGCCTCTTGAAAAACCTCTAGCTCACTCTGAAGGCTGTCTCTCTGCATGCTGACCTCTCGATGTACACCTAGCAGAGTGTCATACTCTGATTTCATTTGGTCAAAGTCTGACTGTAAGGTCTGCAGCTGTAACAGAGAAATTAAGCACTGGATTTGAGACTATACCGGCTGGCCATTTTTGATTTTAGTAGGATTTGAAGTTACAACAGGTATTTTATACCTTTAACAGGTTCTCCTGGTACATGCAGTCTAGATTTTCCCAGTCCCTACGAGGAACCACATCCCCATATTCTGCATGCAAGCGATTAAGCTCCACCTGGGCCCTGGATAGATCCTCTCTACACACCTTCAGAGCCAGCTTTTCCTTTACAGGATCATCATCTTTTAGCACTTctaaaagaagagaaaatgttAATACATAGGAGTACCCCAATTTGGGTTGCTCACTACTTCAAGTTGTAATCAGTGGAAGATGCTCCACTCTGTGCTTCAAGGACATCAAGGACAGCTACTAATTCTCAGGGTTATTCACTTTCAccatcctgctcctcctcaggCTCCTCATCTGTGCTGTAGCTCATGTTGCTGATACTGGCAATAAGCAGCTTTCGGGCATCTCGCTCCTCCCTGTAGAGCAGATATTGTGCTGCAAGCTCCTCCTTTAGATGACACACCTGTGAATAATTCATATGTTACCACTGCATGTATACACGAAGTGTACTGAGTACAGGGCTCCCATGCCATCTCAAACATCAAATTCAAGCCCTTTTTAAGACCACCTGGCTGTATTACCAAGATAACAATCAAATGAATTCAGTATGTGAAAACTGCACATTACCCTAGGTGTGTAAAAAACGACATCATAATTGGATGGTCACTGAAAGAGAAGATCCAACCTGGGTCTGCAAGCCACGCTGTTGCTCTTTCATGCTTTCTATCACTTGCAGCAGATGCTGCTGCTCCTGTTTCACAGCCCTGATCTCAGCCCGCTCCAGCTCCCTCAagcccaggatcctttgctcaCATTGCTCAGACAACAGCACCAGTTGGGCGCGGAGAGGCTCCAGCTCTCGGATCTGCTCCTGCAGATATGCTGCACCAATGGCATCAGAATGCTTTAGTAGAACTTATGTTAAGTCAGAACCCAGCTACAAACCTTTTACATTCTGTAATTACACAATTAAACATAACAATTGGGTttctattaatttattttaagacaTTACTGACATTAAGTTACTTTACTCTATTTAAATGCACTACTGACATGAAGTGGTCTTTCACTGCCACTGCAAGGCTATATATTTTGTTACAtcacataaaaaaatgaaagcaaaaaaaatatacatacataaagtgGTGTCATATTCCCTTTTGATAGCAGACAACAGTGGCTTGTATGTTTTAAAGGCCTCAATAAAATAGTCAAAAACCTCCCGGTATGCCTTCATATGATAGACATAAAGACAACTGAATAAACACACTGTGTTTCTGAATGAATTTAAATACTTCTGCATATATACCATATATTCTGTAATAGTCcctaaataaacagaaaaaatacaataatgctAACTGTAAATCTCT contains the following coding sequences:
- the tsnaxip1 gene encoding translin-associated factor X-interacting protein 1 isoform X1, whose amino-acid sequence is MSTEEDIRLPPISMSERTSLEKGFRRPRSKIFTAKIESTLNSFSTWPAHVSSQTVKPRGQKHAGAEVNTHHGCGYEFGGSVAKPRFLEQLECYLKGELTSLDMLSPKLQEEKLQAYREVFDYFIEAFKTYKPLLSAIKREYDTTLSYLQEQIRELEPLRAQLVLLSEQCEQRILGLRELERAEIRAVKQEQQHLLQVIESMKEQQRGLQTQVCHLKEELAAQYLLYREERDARKLLIASISNMSYSTDEEPEEEQDGEKVLKDDDPVKEKLALKVCREDLSRAQVELNRLHAEYGDVVPRRDWENLDCMYQENLLKLQTLQSDFDQMKSEYDTLLGVHREVSMQRDSLQSELEVFQEASTPRPHWEQCADVIGSRERCSQLLDGQSSQKRLEILLEELSSISLEQKEFFTGLGRSSDVPIYLHYEGQLRNLRLKKNDVLRIIKDIWKGKASEDEKLDASSDLKEFLHKYLERQHGDQAGEWAYSLLDAIKRYLKDDFIGLFYDILTGKVDESLYHGQTLLLSHLLKVFIQTDSAETGLLTLSEFSEALRMAFPLKGEQDIEELVVAAQSNQETSKGSIAYQRLYTEDSEGGNSEFLALVKRQGMAERHQYINQLKVQLRDRREVSVEDLRTAFKIIDPTLDSATLDWNLSIVFQTKELRLHTALLDTEVALQRLSVANVSRAGPMPQLE
- the tsnaxip1 gene encoding translin-associated factor X-interacting protein 1 isoform X2; translated protein: MSTEEDIRLPPISMSERTSLEKGFRRPRSKIFTAKIESTLNSFSTWPAHVSSQTVKPRGQKHAGAEVNTHHGCGYEFGGSVAKPRFLEQLECYLKGELTSLDMLSPKLQEEKLQAYREVFDYFIEAFKTYKPLLSAIKREYDTTLSYLQEQIRELEPLRAQLVLLSEQCEQRILGLRELERAEIRAVKQEQQHLLQVIESMKEQQRGLQTQVCHLKEELAAQYLLYREERDARKLLIASISNMSYSTDEEPEEEQDGEKVLKDDDPVKEKLALKVCREDLSRAQVELNRLHAEYGDVVPRRDWENLDCMYQENLLKGRSSDVPIYLHYEGQLRNLRLKKNDVLRIIKDIWKGKASEDEKLDASSDLKEFLHKYLERQHGDQAGEWAYSLLDAIKRYLKDDFIGLFYDILTGKVDESLYHGQTLLLSHLLKVFIQTDSAETGLLTLSEFSEALRMAFPLKGEQDIEELVVAAQSNQETSKGSIAYQRLYTEDSEGGNSEFLALVKRQGMAERHQYINQLKVQLRDRREVSVEDLRTAFKIIDPTLDSATLDWNLSIVFQTKELRLHTALLDTEVALQRLSVANVSRAGPMPQLE